The proteins below are encoded in one region of Equus przewalskii isolate Varuska chromosome 1, EquPr2, whole genome shotgun sequence:
- the NT5C2 gene encoding cytosolic purine 5'-nucleotidase isoform X18, which yields MRVFVNRSLAMEKIKCFGFDMDYTLAVYKSPEYESLGFELTVERLVSIGYPQELLSFAYDSTFPTRGLVFDTLYGNLLKVDAYGNLLVCAHGFNFIRGPETREQYPNKFIQRDDTERFYILNTLFNLPETYLLACLVDFFTNCPRYTSCETGFKDGDLFMSYRSMFQDVRDAVDWVHYKGSLKEKTLENLEKYVVKDGKLPLLLSRMKEVGKVFLATNSDYKYTDPGSSHRPWQSYFDLILVDARKPLFFGEGTVLRQVDTKTGKLKIGTYTGPLQHGIVYSGGSSDTICDLLGAKGKDILYIGDHIFGDILKSKKRQGWRTFLVIPELAQELHVWTDKSSLFEELQSLDVFLAELYKHLDSSSNERPDISSIQRRIKKVTHDMDMCYGMMGSLFRSGSRQTLFASQVMRYADLYAASFINLLYYPFSYLFRAAHVLMPHESTVEHIHVDINEMESPLATRNRTSVDFKDTDYKRHQLTRSISEIKPPNLFPLAPQEITHCHDEDDDEEEEEEEEEEE from the exons TGTACAAGTCCCCGGAGTATGAGTCCCTTGGCTTTGAGCTTACTGTGGAGAGATTAGTTTCTATTGGCTATCCTCAGGAGCTGCTCAGCTTTGCTTACGATTCTACATTCCCTACCag GGGACTTGTCTTTGACACACTATATGGAAATCTTTTGAAAGTTGATGCCTATGGAAATCTCTTGGTCTGTGCACATGGATTTAACTTCATAAGGGG accAGAAACTAGAGAGCAGTACCCAAATAAATTTATCCAACGAGATGACACTGAAAGATTTTACATTCTGAACACACTGTTCAACCTACCAG agaCCTACCTGTTGGCCTGCCTAGTAGATTTTTTTACTAATTGTCCCAGATACACCAG CTGTGAAACAGGATTTAAAGATGGGGACCTCTTCATGTCTTACCGGAGTATGTTTCAGGATGTAAGAGATGCTGTTGACTGGGTTCATTACAAG GGCTCTCTTAAGGAAAAGACACTCGAAAATCTTGAGAAGTATGTAGTCAAAGAT GGAAAACTGCCTTTGCTTCTGAGCCGGATGAAAGAAGTAGGGAAAGTGTTTCTTGCCACCAACAGCGACTATAAATATACAGAT CCTGGGAGCTCCCATCGACCATGGCAGTCCTACTTTGACCTGATCTTGGTGGATGCACGGAAACCACTCTTTTTTGGAGAAGGCACTGTACTGCGTCAGGTGGATACT AAAACTGGCAAGCTGAAAATTGGTACCTACACAGGCCCCTTACAGCATGGCATAGTCTACTCAGGAG GTTCATCTGATACAATCTGTGATCTGTTGGGAGCCAAGGGCAAGGACATTCTGTATATTGGAGATCACATTTTTGGGGACATTCTAAAATCAAAGAAACGACAAGGGTGGCGAACTTTCTTGGTCATTCCTGAACTTGCACAGGAGCTGCATGTCTGGACTGATAAGAGTT CCCTTTTCGAAGAACTTCAGAGCTTGGATGTTTTCTTGGCTGAACTCTACAA gcACCTTGACAGCAGCAGCAATGAGCGCCCAGACATTAGCTCCATCCAGAGACGTATTAAG AAAGTAACTCATGACATGGACATGTGCTATGGGATGATGGGAAGCCTGTTTCGCAGTGGCTCCCGGCAGACCCTCTTTGCCAGTCAGGTGATGCGTTATGCTGATCTCTATGCAGCATCTTTCATCAATCTGCTGTATTACCCATTCAGCTACCTCTTCAGAGCTGCCCACGTCTTG ATGCCTCATGAATCAACGGTGGAGCACATACACGTAGATATCAATGAGATGGAGTCCCCCCTTGCCACCCGGAACCGCACATCAGTGGATTTCAAAGACACCGACTACAAGCGGCACCAGTTGACACGGTCAATTAGTGAGATTAAACCTCCCAACCTCTTCCCACTGGCCCCCCAGGAAATTACACACTGccatgatgaagatgatgatgaggaggaggaggaggaagaggaggaggaagaataa
- the NT5C2 gene encoding cytosolic purine 5'-nucleotidase isoform X6, translating into MTSWSDRLQNAADMPANMDKHALKKYRREAFHRVFVNRSLAMEKIKCFGFDMDYTLAVYKSPEYESLGFELTVERLVSIGYPQELLSFAYDSTFPTRGLVFDTLYGNLLKVDAYGNLLVCAHGFNFIRGSQVAAQKRPETREQYPNKFIQRDDTERFYILNTLFNLPETYLLACLVDFFTNCPRYTSCETGFKDGDLFMSYRSMFQDVRDAVDWVHYKGSLKEKTLENLEKYVVKDGKLPLLLSRMKEVGKVFLATNSDYKYTDKIMTYLFDFPHGPKPGSSHRPWQSYFDLILVDARKPLFFGEGTVLRQVDTKTGKLKIGTYTGPLQHGIVYSGGSSDTICDLLGAKGKDILYIGDHIFGDILKSKKRQGWRTFLVIPELAQELHVWTDKSSLFEELQSLDVFLAELYKHLDSSSNERPDISSIQRRIKKVTHDMDMCYGMMGSLFRSGSRQTLFASQVMRYADLYAASFINLLYYPFSYLFRAAHVLMPHESTVEHIHVDINEMESPLATRNRTSVDFKDTDYKRHQLTRSISEIKPPNLFPLAPQEITHCHDEDDDEEEEEEEEEEE; encoded by the exons TGTACAAGTCCCCGGAGTATGAGTCCCTTGGCTTTGAGCTTACTGTGGAGAGATTAGTTTCTATTGGCTATCCTCAGGAGCTGCTCAGCTTTGCTTACGATTCTACATTCCCTACCag GGGACTTGTCTTTGACACACTATATGGAAATCTTTTGAAAGTTGATGCCTATGGAAATCTCTTGGTCTGTGCACATGGATTTAACTTCATAAGGGG TTCTCAGGTAGCTGCTCAGAAGAG accAGAAACTAGAGAGCAGTACCCAAATAAATTTATCCAACGAGATGACACTGAAAGATTTTACATTCTGAACACACTGTTCAACCTACCAG agaCCTACCTGTTGGCCTGCCTAGTAGATTTTTTTACTAATTGTCCCAGATACACCAG CTGTGAAACAGGATTTAAAGATGGGGACCTCTTCATGTCTTACCGGAGTATGTTTCAGGATGTAAGAGATGCTGTTGACTGGGTTCATTACAAG GGCTCTCTTAAGGAAAAGACACTCGAAAATCTTGAGAAGTATGTAGTCAAAGAT GGAAAACTGCCTTTGCTTCTGAGCCGGATGAAAGAAGTAGGGAAAGTGTTTCTTGCCACCAACAGCGACTATAAATATACAGAT aaaattatgACTTACCTGTTTGATTTTCCACATGGCCCCAAG CCTGGGAGCTCCCATCGACCATGGCAGTCCTACTTTGACCTGATCTTGGTGGATGCACGGAAACCACTCTTTTTTGGAGAAGGCACTGTACTGCGTCAGGTGGATACT AAAACTGGCAAGCTGAAAATTGGTACCTACACAGGCCCCTTACAGCATGGCATAGTCTACTCAGGAG GTTCATCTGATACAATCTGTGATCTGTTGGGAGCCAAGGGCAAGGACATTCTGTATATTGGAGATCACATTTTTGGGGACATTCTAAAATCAAAGAAACGACAAGGGTGGCGAACTTTCTTGGTCATTCCTGAACTTGCACAGGAGCTGCATGTCTGGACTGATAAGAGTT CCCTTTTCGAAGAACTTCAGAGCTTGGATGTTTTCTTGGCTGAACTCTACAA gcACCTTGACAGCAGCAGCAATGAGCGCCCAGACATTAGCTCCATCCAGAGACGTATTAAG AAAGTAACTCATGACATGGACATGTGCTATGGGATGATGGGAAGCCTGTTTCGCAGTGGCTCCCGGCAGACCCTCTTTGCCAGTCAGGTGATGCGTTATGCTGATCTCTATGCAGCATCTTTCATCAATCTGCTGTATTACCCATTCAGCTACCTCTTCAGAGCTGCCCACGTCTTG ATGCCTCATGAATCAACGGTGGAGCACATACACGTAGATATCAATGAGATGGAGTCCCCCCTTGCCACCCGGAACCGCACATCAGTGGATTTCAAAGACACCGACTACAAGCGGCACCAGTTGACACGGTCAATTAGTGAGATTAAACCTCCCAACCTCTTCCCACTGGCCCCCCAGGAAATTACACACTGccatgatgaagatgatgatgaggaggaggaggaggaagaggaggaggaagaataa
- the NT5C2 gene encoding cytosolic purine 5'-nucleotidase isoform X19 — MEKIKCFGFDMDYTLAVYKSPEYESLGFELTVERLVSIGYPQELLSFAYDSTFPTRGLVFDTLYGNLLKVDAYGNLLVCAHGFNFIRGPETREQYPNKFIQRDDTERFYILNTLFNLPETYLLACLVDFFTNCPRYTSCETGFKDGDLFMSYRSMFQDVRDAVDWVHYKGSLKEKTLENLEKYVVKDGKLPLLLSRMKEVGKVFLATNSDYKYTDPGSSHRPWQSYFDLILVDARKPLFFGEGTVLRQVDTKTGKLKIGTYTGPLQHGIVYSGGSSDTICDLLGAKGKDILYIGDHIFGDILKSKKRQGWRTFLVIPELAQELHVWTDKSSLFEELQSLDVFLAELYKHLDSSSNERPDISSIQRRIKKVTHDMDMCYGMMGSLFRSGSRQTLFASQVMRYADLYAASFINLLYYPFSYLFRAAHVLMPHESTVEHIHVDINEMESPLATRNRTSVDFKDTDYKRHQLTRSISEIKPPNLFPLAPQEITHCHDEDDDEEEEEEEEEEE, encoded by the exons TGTACAAGTCCCCGGAGTATGAGTCCCTTGGCTTTGAGCTTACTGTGGAGAGATTAGTTTCTATTGGCTATCCTCAGGAGCTGCTCAGCTTTGCTTACGATTCTACATTCCCTACCag GGGACTTGTCTTTGACACACTATATGGAAATCTTTTGAAAGTTGATGCCTATGGAAATCTCTTGGTCTGTGCACATGGATTTAACTTCATAAGGGG accAGAAACTAGAGAGCAGTACCCAAATAAATTTATCCAACGAGATGACACTGAAAGATTTTACATTCTGAACACACTGTTCAACCTACCAG agaCCTACCTGTTGGCCTGCCTAGTAGATTTTTTTACTAATTGTCCCAGATACACCAG CTGTGAAACAGGATTTAAAGATGGGGACCTCTTCATGTCTTACCGGAGTATGTTTCAGGATGTAAGAGATGCTGTTGACTGGGTTCATTACAAG GGCTCTCTTAAGGAAAAGACACTCGAAAATCTTGAGAAGTATGTAGTCAAAGAT GGAAAACTGCCTTTGCTTCTGAGCCGGATGAAAGAAGTAGGGAAAGTGTTTCTTGCCACCAACAGCGACTATAAATATACAGAT CCTGGGAGCTCCCATCGACCATGGCAGTCCTACTTTGACCTGATCTTGGTGGATGCACGGAAACCACTCTTTTTTGGAGAAGGCACTGTACTGCGTCAGGTGGATACT AAAACTGGCAAGCTGAAAATTGGTACCTACACAGGCCCCTTACAGCATGGCATAGTCTACTCAGGAG GTTCATCTGATACAATCTGTGATCTGTTGGGAGCCAAGGGCAAGGACATTCTGTATATTGGAGATCACATTTTTGGGGACATTCTAAAATCAAAGAAACGACAAGGGTGGCGAACTTTCTTGGTCATTCCTGAACTTGCACAGGAGCTGCATGTCTGGACTGATAAGAGTT CCCTTTTCGAAGAACTTCAGAGCTTGGATGTTTTCTTGGCTGAACTCTACAA gcACCTTGACAGCAGCAGCAATGAGCGCCCAGACATTAGCTCCATCCAGAGACGTATTAAG AAAGTAACTCATGACATGGACATGTGCTATGGGATGATGGGAAGCCTGTTTCGCAGTGGCTCCCGGCAGACCCTCTTTGCCAGTCAGGTGATGCGTTATGCTGATCTCTATGCAGCATCTTTCATCAATCTGCTGTATTACCCATTCAGCTACCTCTTCAGAGCTGCCCACGTCTTG ATGCCTCATGAATCAACGGTGGAGCACATACACGTAGATATCAATGAGATGGAGTCCCCCCTTGCCACCCGGAACCGCACATCAGTGGATTTCAAAGACACCGACTACAAGCGGCACCAGTTGACACGGTCAATTAGTGAGATTAAACCTCCCAACCTCTTCCCACTGGCCCCCCAGGAAATTACACACTGccatgatgaagatgatgatgaggaggaggaggaggaagaggaggaggaagaataa
- the NT5C2 gene encoding cytosolic purine 5'-nucleotidase isoform X12, giving the protein MFKEGVFVNRSLAMEKIKCFGFDMDYTLAVYKSPEYESLGFELTVERLVSIGYPQELLSFAYDSTFPTRGLVFDTLYGNLLKVDAYGNLLVCAHGFNFIRGSQVAAQKRPETREQYPNKFIQRDDTERFYILNTLFNLPETYLLACLVDFFTNCPRYTSCETGFKDGDLFMSYRSMFQDVRDAVDWVHYKGSLKEKTLENLEKYVVKDGKLPLLLSRMKEVGKVFLATNSDYKYTDKIMTYLFDFPHGPKPGSSHRPWQSYFDLILVDARKPLFFGEGTVLRQVDTKTGKLKIGTYTGPLQHGIVYSGGSSDTICDLLGAKGKDILYIGDHIFGDILKSKKRQGWRTFLVIPELAQELHVWTDKSSLFEELQSLDVFLAELYKHLDSSSNERPDISSIQRRIKKVTHDMDMCYGMMGSLFRSGSRQTLFASQVMRYADLYAASFINLLYYPFSYLFRAAHVLMPHESTVEHIHVDINEMESPLATRNRTSVDFKDTDYKRHQLTRSISEIKPPNLFPLAPQEITHCHDEDDDEEEEEEEEEEE; this is encoded by the exons TGTACAAGTCCCCGGAGTATGAGTCCCTTGGCTTTGAGCTTACTGTGGAGAGATTAGTTTCTATTGGCTATCCTCAGGAGCTGCTCAGCTTTGCTTACGATTCTACATTCCCTACCag GGGACTTGTCTTTGACACACTATATGGAAATCTTTTGAAAGTTGATGCCTATGGAAATCTCTTGGTCTGTGCACATGGATTTAACTTCATAAGGGG TTCTCAGGTAGCTGCTCAGAAGAG accAGAAACTAGAGAGCAGTACCCAAATAAATTTATCCAACGAGATGACACTGAAAGATTTTACATTCTGAACACACTGTTCAACCTACCAG agaCCTACCTGTTGGCCTGCCTAGTAGATTTTTTTACTAATTGTCCCAGATACACCAG CTGTGAAACAGGATTTAAAGATGGGGACCTCTTCATGTCTTACCGGAGTATGTTTCAGGATGTAAGAGATGCTGTTGACTGGGTTCATTACAAG GGCTCTCTTAAGGAAAAGACACTCGAAAATCTTGAGAAGTATGTAGTCAAAGAT GGAAAACTGCCTTTGCTTCTGAGCCGGATGAAAGAAGTAGGGAAAGTGTTTCTTGCCACCAACAGCGACTATAAATATACAGAT aaaattatgACTTACCTGTTTGATTTTCCACATGGCCCCAAG CCTGGGAGCTCCCATCGACCATGGCAGTCCTACTTTGACCTGATCTTGGTGGATGCACGGAAACCACTCTTTTTTGGAGAAGGCACTGTACTGCGTCAGGTGGATACT AAAACTGGCAAGCTGAAAATTGGTACCTACACAGGCCCCTTACAGCATGGCATAGTCTACTCAGGAG GTTCATCTGATACAATCTGTGATCTGTTGGGAGCCAAGGGCAAGGACATTCTGTATATTGGAGATCACATTTTTGGGGACATTCTAAAATCAAAGAAACGACAAGGGTGGCGAACTTTCTTGGTCATTCCTGAACTTGCACAGGAGCTGCATGTCTGGACTGATAAGAGTT CCCTTTTCGAAGAACTTCAGAGCTTGGATGTTTTCTTGGCTGAACTCTACAA gcACCTTGACAGCAGCAGCAATGAGCGCCCAGACATTAGCTCCATCCAGAGACGTATTAAG AAAGTAACTCATGACATGGACATGTGCTATGGGATGATGGGAAGCCTGTTTCGCAGTGGCTCCCGGCAGACCCTCTTTGCCAGTCAGGTGATGCGTTATGCTGATCTCTATGCAGCATCTTTCATCAATCTGCTGTATTACCCATTCAGCTACCTCTTCAGAGCTGCCCACGTCTTG ATGCCTCATGAATCAACGGTGGAGCACATACACGTAGATATCAATGAGATGGAGTCCCCCCTTGCCACCCGGAACCGCACATCAGTGGATTTCAAAGACACCGACTACAAGCGGCACCAGTTGACACGGTCAATTAGTGAGATTAAACCTCCCAACCTCTTCCCACTGGCCCCCCAGGAAATTACACACTGccatgatgaagatgatgatgaggaggaggaggaggaagaggaggaggaagaataa
- the NT5C2 gene encoding cytosolic purine 5'-nucleotidase isoform X14: MFKEGVFVNRSLAMEKIKCFGFDMDYTLAVYKSPEYESLGFELTVERLVSIGYPQELLSFAYDSTFPTRGLVFDTLYGNLLKVDAYGNLLVCAHGFNFIRGPETREQYPNKFIQRDDTERFYILNTLFNLPETYLLACLVDFFTNCPRYTSCETGFKDGDLFMSYRSMFQDVRDAVDWVHYKGSLKEKTLENLEKYVVKDGKLPLLLSRMKEVGKVFLATNSDYKYTDKIMTYLFDFPHGPKPGSSHRPWQSYFDLILVDARKPLFFGEGTVLRQVDTKTGKLKIGTYTGPLQHGIVYSGGSSDTICDLLGAKGKDILYIGDHIFGDILKSKKRQGWRTFLVIPELAQELHVWTDKSSLFEELQSLDVFLAELYKHLDSSSNERPDISSIQRRIKKVTHDMDMCYGMMGSLFRSGSRQTLFASQVMRYADLYAASFINLLYYPFSYLFRAAHVLMPHESTVEHIHVDINEMESPLATRNRTSVDFKDTDYKRHQLTRSISEIKPPNLFPLAPQEITHCHDEDDDEEEEEEEEEEE, translated from the exons TGTACAAGTCCCCGGAGTATGAGTCCCTTGGCTTTGAGCTTACTGTGGAGAGATTAGTTTCTATTGGCTATCCTCAGGAGCTGCTCAGCTTTGCTTACGATTCTACATTCCCTACCag GGGACTTGTCTTTGACACACTATATGGAAATCTTTTGAAAGTTGATGCCTATGGAAATCTCTTGGTCTGTGCACATGGATTTAACTTCATAAGGGG accAGAAACTAGAGAGCAGTACCCAAATAAATTTATCCAACGAGATGACACTGAAAGATTTTACATTCTGAACACACTGTTCAACCTACCAG agaCCTACCTGTTGGCCTGCCTAGTAGATTTTTTTACTAATTGTCCCAGATACACCAG CTGTGAAACAGGATTTAAAGATGGGGACCTCTTCATGTCTTACCGGAGTATGTTTCAGGATGTAAGAGATGCTGTTGACTGGGTTCATTACAAG GGCTCTCTTAAGGAAAAGACACTCGAAAATCTTGAGAAGTATGTAGTCAAAGAT GGAAAACTGCCTTTGCTTCTGAGCCGGATGAAAGAAGTAGGGAAAGTGTTTCTTGCCACCAACAGCGACTATAAATATACAGAT aaaattatgACTTACCTGTTTGATTTTCCACATGGCCCCAAG CCTGGGAGCTCCCATCGACCATGGCAGTCCTACTTTGACCTGATCTTGGTGGATGCACGGAAACCACTCTTTTTTGGAGAAGGCACTGTACTGCGTCAGGTGGATACT AAAACTGGCAAGCTGAAAATTGGTACCTACACAGGCCCCTTACAGCATGGCATAGTCTACTCAGGAG GTTCATCTGATACAATCTGTGATCTGTTGGGAGCCAAGGGCAAGGACATTCTGTATATTGGAGATCACATTTTTGGGGACATTCTAAAATCAAAGAAACGACAAGGGTGGCGAACTTTCTTGGTCATTCCTGAACTTGCACAGGAGCTGCATGTCTGGACTGATAAGAGTT CCCTTTTCGAAGAACTTCAGAGCTTGGATGTTTTCTTGGCTGAACTCTACAA gcACCTTGACAGCAGCAGCAATGAGCGCCCAGACATTAGCTCCATCCAGAGACGTATTAAG AAAGTAACTCATGACATGGACATGTGCTATGGGATGATGGGAAGCCTGTTTCGCAGTGGCTCCCGGCAGACCCTCTTTGCCAGTCAGGTGATGCGTTATGCTGATCTCTATGCAGCATCTTTCATCAATCTGCTGTATTACCCATTCAGCTACCTCTTCAGAGCTGCCCACGTCTTG ATGCCTCATGAATCAACGGTGGAGCACATACACGTAGATATCAATGAGATGGAGTCCCCCCTTGCCACCCGGAACCGCACATCAGTGGATTTCAAAGACACCGACTACAAGCGGCACCAGTTGACACGGTCAATTAGTGAGATTAAACCTCCCAACCTCTTCCCACTGGCCCCCCAGGAAATTACACACTGccatgatgaagatgatgatgaggaggaggaggaggaagaggaggaggaagaataa
- the NT5C2 gene encoding cytosolic purine 5'-nucleotidase isoform X17, which translates to MEKIKCFGFDMDYTLAVYKSPEYESLGFELTVERLVSIGYPQELLSFAYDSTFPTRGLVFDTLYGNLLKVDAYGNLLVCAHGFNFIRGPETREQYPNKFIQRDDTERFYILNTLFNLPETYLLACLVDFFTNCPRYTSCETGFKDGDLFMSYRSMFQDVRDAVDWVHYKGSLKEKTLENLEKYVVKDGKLPLLLSRMKEVGKVFLATNSDYKYTDKIMTYLFDFPHGPKPGSSHRPWQSYFDLILVDARKPLFFGEGTVLRQVDTKTGKLKIGTYTGPLQHGIVYSGGSSDTICDLLGAKGKDILYIGDHIFGDILKSKKRQGWRTFLVIPELAQELHVWTDKSSLFEELQSLDVFLAELYKHLDSSSNERPDISSIQRRIKKVTHDMDMCYGMMGSLFRSGSRQTLFASQVMRYADLYAASFINLLYYPFSYLFRAAHVLMPHESTVEHIHVDINEMESPLATRNRTSVDFKDTDYKRHQLTRSISEIKPPNLFPLAPQEITHCHDEDDDEEEEEEEEEEE; encoded by the exons TGTACAAGTCCCCGGAGTATGAGTCCCTTGGCTTTGAGCTTACTGTGGAGAGATTAGTTTCTATTGGCTATCCTCAGGAGCTGCTCAGCTTTGCTTACGATTCTACATTCCCTACCag GGGACTTGTCTTTGACACACTATATGGAAATCTTTTGAAAGTTGATGCCTATGGAAATCTCTTGGTCTGTGCACATGGATTTAACTTCATAAGGGG accAGAAACTAGAGAGCAGTACCCAAATAAATTTATCCAACGAGATGACACTGAAAGATTTTACATTCTGAACACACTGTTCAACCTACCAG agaCCTACCTGTTGGCCTGCCTAGTAGATTTTTTTACTAATTGTCCCAGATACACCAG CTGTGAAACAGGATTTAAAGATGGGGACCTCTTCATGTCTTACCGGAGTATGTTTCAGGATGTAAGAGATGCTGTTGACTGGGTTCATTACAAG GGCTCTCTTAAGGAAAAGACACTCGAAAATCTTGAGAAGTATGTAGTCAAAGAT GGAAAACTGCCTTTGCTTCTGAGCCGGATGAAAGAAGTAGGGAAAGTGTTTCTTGCCACCAACAGCGACTATAAATATACAGAT aaaattatgACTTACCTGTTTGATTTTCCACATGGCCCCAAG CCTGGGAGCTCCCATCGACCATGGCAGTCCTACTTTGACCTGATCTTGGTGGATGCACGGAAACCACTCTTTTTTGGAGAAGGCACTGTACTGCGTCAGGTGGATACT AAAACTGGCAAGCTGAAAATTGGTACCTACACAGGCCCCTTACAGCATGGCATAGTCTACTCAGGAG GTTCATCTGATACAATCTGTGATCTGTTGGGAGCCAAGGGCAAGGACATTCTGTATATTGGAGATCACATTTTTGGGGACATTCTAAAATCAAAGAAACGACAAGGGTGGCGAACTTTCTTGGTCATTCCTGAACTTGCACAGGAGCTGCATGTCTGGACTGATAAGAGTT CCCTTTTCGAAGAACTTCAGAGCTTGGATGTTTTCTTGGCTGAACTCTACAA gcACCTTGACAGCAGCAGCAATGAGCGCCCAGACATTAGCTCCATCCAGAGACGTATTAAG AAAGTAACTCATGACATGGACATGTGCTATGGGATGATGGGAAGCCTGTTTCGCAGTGGCTCCCGGCAGACCCTCTTTGCCAGTCAGGTGATGCGTTATGCTGATCTCTATGCAGCATCTTTCATCAATCTGCTGTATTACCCATTCAGCTACCTCTTCAGAGCTGCCCACGTCTTG ATGCCTCATGAATCAACGGTGGAGCACATACACGTAGATATCAATGAGATGGAGTCCCCCCTTGCCACCCGGAACCGCACATCAGTGGATTTCAAAGACACCGACTACAAGCGGCACCAGTTGACACGGTCAATTAGTGAGATTAAACCTCCCAACCTCTTCCCACTGGCCCCCCAGGAAATTACACACTGccatgatgaagatgatgatgaggaggaggaggaggaagaggaggaggaagaataa
- the NT5C2 gene encoding cytosolic purine 5'-nucleotidase isoform X11 → MFVFLKCENLRSLFLKVFVNRSLAMEKIKCFGFDMDYTLAVYKSPEYESLGFELTVERLVSIGYPQELLSFAYDSTFPTRGLVFDTLYGNLLKVDAYGNLLVCAHGFNFIRGPETREQYPNKFIQRDDTERFYILNTLFNLPETYLLACLVDFFTNCPRYTSCETGFKDGDLFMSYRSMFQDVRDAVDWVHYKGSLKEKTLENLEKYVVKDGKLPLLLSRMKEVGKVFLATNSDYKYTDKIMTYLFDFPHGPKPGSSHRPWQSYFDLILVDARKPLFFGEGTVLRQVDTKTGKLKIGTYTGPLQHGIVYSGGSSDTICDLLGAKGKDILYIGDHIFGDILKSKKRQGWRTFLVIPELAQELHVWTDKSSLFEELQSLDVFLAELYKHLDSSSNERPDISSIQRRIKKVTHDMDMCYGMMGSLFRSGSRQTLFASQVMRYADLYAASFINLLYYPFSYLFRAAHVLMPHESTVEHIHVDINEMESPLATRNRTSVDFKDTDYKRHQLTRSISEIKPPNLFPLAPQEITHCHDEDDDEEEEEEEEEEE, encoded by the exons TGTACAAGTCCCCGGAGTATGAGTCCCTTGGCTTTGAGCTTACTGTGGAGAGATTAGTTTCTATTGGCTATCCTCAGGAGCTGCTCAGCTTTGCTTACGATTCTACATTCCCTACCag GGGACTTGTCTTTGACACACTATATGGAAATCTTTTGAAAGTTGATGCCTATGGAAATCTCTTGGTCTGTGCACATGGATTTAACTTCATAAGGGG accAGAAACTAGAGAGCAGTACCCAAATAAATTTATCCAACGAGATGACACTGAAAGATTTTACATTCTGAACACACTGTTCAACCTACCAG agaCCTACCTGTTGGCCTGCCTAGTAGATTTTTTTACTAATTGTCCCAGATACACCAG CTGTGAAACAGGATTTAAAGATGGGGACCTCTTCATGTCTTACCGGAGTATGTTTCAGGATGTAAGAGATGCTGTTGACTGGGTTCATTACAAG GGCTCTCTTAAGGAAAAGACACTCGAAAATCTTGAGAAGTATGTAGTCAAAGAT GGAAAACTGCCTTTGCTTCTGAGCCGGATGAAAGAAGTAGGGAAAGTGTTTCTTGCCACCAACAGCGACTATAAATATACAGAT aaaattatgACTTACCTGTTTGATTTTCCACATGGCCCCAAG CCTGGGAGCTCCCATCGACCATGGCAGTCCTACTTTGACCTGATCTTGGTGGATGCACGGAAACCACTCTTTTTTGGAGAAGGCACTGTACTGCGTCAGGTGGATACT AAAACTGGCAAGCTGAAAATTGGTACCTACACAGGCCCCTTACAGCATGGCATAGTCTACTCAGGAG GTTCATCTGATACAATCTGTGATCTGTTGGGAGCCAAGGGCAAGGACATTCTGTATATTGGAGATCACATTTTTGGGGACATTCTAAAATCAAAGAAACGACAAGGGTGGCGAACTTTCTTGGTCATTCCTGAACTTGCACAGGAGCTGCATGTCTGGACTGATAAGAGTT CCCTTTTCGAAGAACTTCAGAGCTTGGATGTTTTCTTGGCTGAACTCTACAA gcACCTTGACAGCAGCAGCAATGAGCGCCCAGACATTAGCTCCATCCAGAGACGTATTAAG AAAGTAACTCATGACATGGACATGTGCTATGGGATGATGGGAAGCCTGTTTCGCAGTGGCTCCCGGCAGACCCTCTTTGCCAGTCAGGTGATGCGTTATGCTGATCTCTATGCAGCATCTTTCATCAATCTGCTGTATTACCCATTCAGCTACCTCTTCAGAGCTGCCCACGTCTTG ATGCCTCATGAATCAACGGTGGAGCACATACACGTAGATATCAATGAGATGGAGTCCCCCCTTGCCACCCGGAACCGCACATCAGTGGATTTCAAAGACACCGACTACAAGCGGCACCAGTTGACACGGTCAATTAGTGAGATTAAACCTCCCAACCTCTTCCCACTGGCCCCCCAGGAAATTACACACTGccatgatgaagatgatgatgaggaggaggaggaggaagaggaggaggaagaataa